The Bacteroidia bacterium sequence ACTGATTATGTCTTTTAAATCAATGTTTGTCGCCCCCGGTAAAGAATAGCTTTGAAATTCGGCAACATCTCTTACATCTACTAATTTATATAAAGGATCTTTATTAATAATAATTGAAGCAAGATCATCAGAACTTATATAATATGCTTTTTGTTTTATTTCTGTAACAATTTGCTCGCTGTTAATTTTCATCGGTGTTACAGTTTGCTTTGGAACAAATGCTACGATAAGTCCAAGTGAAACAAAGGCTACCGTTAAATATTTTAATGCTTTCATAATTTCTAATTATTAATAAATTAATAAACGTCACGAGGAAATTTTTTCTCAATCCATTCGGCAGCATAAAACATTGCCAATGCCATAGCTGCTAGTAGAAATAAAAACACACCATCTTTAACTCCAATAAGATCTGATAGTTTTAATGGTCCCATACTTTTTGCAGTATATATTTTTTCCCATAAGGGAAATCCTATTCCAAAAATTATTACTCCGATAAAAATACCTATTATAAAAACCATTGCATCAATTTTTCCAATTGCGGCAGCACACATGCTGGTTCCGGGGCAATATCCTCCCATAATAAACCCAATACCCATTAATACTCCGCCAATTATTGCCGAGTATAGAAATGTGTTATTTACATAAATCATTTCTAAATCTATCCATCCAAACAAACTAAAAAATAAAAGTCCGAACATAGCTGTAACTGCAGCTGTAAAGAATACTTTCATTACTGTCATATCGTAACCATAAAAAACACCTGCTAATTTTCTGCTTGATGAAAATCCTGATTGTTCCAGAACAAATCCAAACCCTAAGCCAATGAATAAAGCAATAAGGAGGTTAAAGTTTCCGGAGATTATTTCGTTTTCTACTAAAGGAGCCATTTTAATTTAATTTTATAATGTTTGTAATTAAATCCAGTTTTTTCTGAAAAAGTAAGCTAATGCATAACCTGTTCCGAATATGCAGATCATTGTTAAGAATCCGGCAACCGAGAAACTTGCCATACCAGATAATGCAGCACCACTGGTACATCCTCTGCCAAATTGTGAGCCTATACCAAAAAACACTCCACCCAATAATGCAAATATTAGCCTGCGTTTCTTTGTTATTTTAGGACTATGTTCTGTTTTAAGTTTTAATCTACCCGAAATTGCTCCTGATAGTAATCCGCCAATTAATACTCCAAGTACTTCAAGTACTATCCACCATTTTTTTGAATCTTCCATCAAGGAATGATAGGTTTTTGCAAAGAATCCGGTAGTGTTATCATCCGAGGTTATTGGAGCGGCACATACCGAAAGAACATTTTTAAAAGCTCCGCTAGCACCTAAGCCTTCACCTGCAACAAAAAATGCAGATAATAACACTATACCTAAAAGAACTCCACCAATATATGGATTTATATATGGTTTAGCTTTTTTGTGAGTTACTGTCTCGTTTGAACTTTGTTCCATATTGTTATTTCTAAATAATTAATACAAATATCTGCTGTTTTGACCTGCATAAATAATAATAAACCGTAAAAGTAATCCACCAAATAAAACCAGAATGGCAGATATTTTATGATTAATATGCTTTCCTTTTAATTCCATAATTTCTAAAATTGCGGGTAAAATTAATCCGATAAAAACTACAAAAACCCAGAATACAACTGTGTACTGCCCGCCAAGAAATAGATTGGCAGCCTCTATCTGAACTTTTGTGCTTGCAAGGAATCCCATAAACATATGAATTATTAAAAATAATTCTATAGCTATCATTATAAGATCAATTTTACTAAACCATTTTATTTCTTCTTTGTTTTTAGATAAAAGCATAATAAATGCTGCTGCAGTAGATAATCCTGAGGTTAGAAACAAAACGCCTAATACTGAAGTGTTCCAAAGAGGTCTGGCATTAAATGCTGAGAGTAGTATTCCGGTGTAAATTCCAAGTATTATTCCAAGAATTAATAAAACCCATAACAATATTCTAATGTTTTTTTGAAGAAATAATTCAAATTTTCTTATTAGTGAATATTTCCATTGCCAGTTTATTGTATCAGAGTCAATCGGACTAATTATTAATTTAAGCAATTTATATTTTGTGAAATTTACTTTTGGAAATAATTCTTTAAAATTAAGAACAGAATATATCATAATTAGAGGAGTAACAATTAACAATGTCCATGCACCCCACGACATTGGCGATCTTAAATTAATATTAGTGTATAATTGCCAGAAATAAAGTTTATGATGTAAGTCAATAAATAATGCCGATAAGCCAAGTATAAGAAATATTGAGGCAAAAATAGGAGTAACTTTTGTTGCGGTAAAATATTTATTTTCTTTTTTTGTAATAGCATAAAAGGCAGTATATATAATTAAACCTGCAGCTAAACCACCAAGAAATAAATAAAGTGCTATTTCCCAACCCCAGGCATGAAGTATTGGATCAACACCTTTGTTCATTCTACCACTTACAATAATTTCTTCTCTCATAATATAATTTAGTATGACTAATTTTAAATTAAGAAATATAATTTAGGCTCAGTGCCGGCTTCAGGAATAAGAAGTTTCCATTTTCTGTTTTTTAAAACCTCTGAAATTTTACTTTCGGGATTATCTAAATCACCAAAATAAAGGCACTTTGTTGGACAAACAGAAACGCACGCAGGTAAAAGTCCGTCAGCCAGTCTATGATAACAAAATGTACATTTGTCAACATAACCTTCCGGATGTGTATATCTGGCATCATACGGACATGAAGTAATACATGCTGCACATCCAATACAGTCACTATGAGTAACAAGAACAACTCCTTCTTCTGTTTTGTGACTTGCTCCGGTTGGGCAACATCTTACACAAGGTGCATTTGTGCAATGACAACAACGTTCAGATCTGTTTTCAAGTGTAAGGTTAGGGTATGTGCCATCAGTAACTTCAACAATCCAATCGCGACAATATCCTATTGGCACATTGTTTTCAGTCTGGCAGGCAACAACACAATCGCTGCACCCAACACACTTTAAAGTATCTATTGCCATTGCATATCGCATAGTCTTTTAATTTAATAGTTAATAATTAAACTGTTTCTGTGATAAATGTTACAAAATTTCCTCTCATTCCTGTTCCTCCCATAATTGGATCAATTAAAACATTTGTTATCATTTCAGTATCTGACGCTCCTCTACCGTATGCCTGAGTTAATTTTTTGTCGGCATGACCAAATCCATGCACCATATATACAGAATCAATTCTAATTCTTTCGGTAATTCTTACTTTAATTGAAAAAGTTGAAACTATTCCGTCTTGATTCTTAAGCTTTATATATTGATTCTCTTTTAAATCCCAGAGGTTAGCAATTTTCGGATTTATCCATACAGTATTTTCGTCCATTAAATCTGTTAGATTTGGATTATTTGCTGTTCTGCTAAAAGTGTGCATTGGTGCTCTTCCATATATTAATCTGTAAAAGCCATCTTCAGGTTCTGGATGTTTGGTATAAACCGGCATTGCAGGGAACCCTTCTTCATCAATAGCTGAAGAATATAATTCTATTTTTC is a genomic window containing:
- the nrfD gene encoding polysulfide reductase NrfD yields the protein MREEIIVSGRMNKGVDPILHAWGWEIALYLFLGGLAAGLIIYTAFYAITKKENKYFTATKVTPIFASIFLILGLSALFIDLHHKLYFWQLYTNINLRSPMSWGAWTLLIVTPLIMIYSVLNFKELFPKVNFTKYKLLKLIISPIDSDTINWQWKYSLIRKFELFLQKNIRILLWVLLILGIILGIYTGILLSAFNARPLWNTSVLGVLFLTSGLSTAAAFIMLLSKNKEEIKWFSKIDLIMIAIELFLIIHMFMGFLASTKVQIEAANLFLGGQYTVVFWVFVVFIGLILPAILEIMELKGKHINHKISAILVLFGGLLLRFIIIYAGQNSRYLY
- a CDS encoding 4Fe-4S dicluster domain-containing protein, translated to MRYAMAIDTLKCVGCSDCVVACQTENNVPIGYCRDWIVEVTDGTYPNLTLENRSERCCHCTNAPCVRCCPTGASHKTEEGVVLVTHSDCIGCAACITSCPYDARYTHPEGYVDKCTFCYHRLADGLLPACVSVCPTKCLYFGDLDNPESKISEVLKNRKWKLLIPEAGTEPKLYFLI
- a CDS encoding YeeE/YedE family protein codes for the protein MAPLVENEIISGNFNLLIALFIGLGFGFVLEQSGFSSSRKLAGVFYGYDMTVMKVFFTAAVTAMFGLLFFSLFGWIDLEMIYVNNTFLYSAIIGGVLMGIGFIMGGYCPGTSMCAAAIGKIDAMVFIIGIFIGVIIFGIGFPLWEKIYTAKSMGPLKLSDLIGVKDGVFLFLLAAMALAMFYAAEWIEKKFPRDVY
- a CDS encoding YeeE/YedE family protein; this encodes MEQSSNETVTHKKAKPYINPYIGGVLLGIVLLSAFFVAGEGLGASGAFKNVLSVCAAPITSDDNTTGFFAKTYHSLMEDSKKWWIVLEVLGVLIGGLLSGAISGRLKLKTEHSPKITKKRRLIFALLGGVFFGIGSQFGRGCTSGAALSGMASFSVAGFLTMICIFGTGYALAYFFRKNWI